The Stenotrophomonas rhizophila genome has a window encoding:
- a CDS encoding DUF2306 domain-containing protein: MAHFRSDYVVKSANRKGGHAVGVLPSRRENVVRTLSRVVGWLVVVLVSAEFLLAAYGKYGLLDSPAYGRFVDRHGWLWLHLAGGVVAIVAGPVQLLARWWFERPVLHRRVGYLYFGGVLTASAAAAGLIATTPAPLSIKLGFAGTALAWLTTALLAMIAIHRGRVERHRTWMIRNYAVTLAPVLFRLMLPVAIASGLAPSGALISCLLWASWLLPLVTVEAFRRRERDPLKHDYIPS, translated from the coding sequence ATGGCGCACTTTCGCAGCGATTACGTCGTAAAGTCCGCCAACAGGAAAGGAGGCCATGCCGTGGGTGTACTGCCATCGCGCCGGGAAAACGTGGTGAGAACCCTGTCCAGGGTCGTCGGCTGGTTGGTTGTGGTGCTGGTGTCGGCCGAGTTCCTGCTGGCTGCGTATGGGAAGTACGGGCTGCTGGACAGCCCCGCGTACGGCCGCTTCGTGGATCGCCATGGCTGGCTGTGGCTGCACCTGGCTGGCGGCGTGGTGGCCATCGTGGCCGGGCCGGTCCAGCTGTTGGCGCGATGGTGGTTCGAACGTCCTGTACTGCATCGGCGGGTTGGATACCTCTATTTCGGTGGAGTCCTCACGGCCAGCGCGGCGGCGGCTGGATTGATCGCCACCACTCCCGCACCGCTTTCCATCAAGCTTGGTTTCGCGGGTACCGCGCTGGCGTGGTTGACCACGGCGCTGCTGGCCATGATCGCGATCCACCGTGGCCGAGTGGAGCGGCACAGGACGTGGATGATCCGCAACTACGCGGTGACCTTGGCGCCTGTCCTGTTTCGTTTGATGTTGCCGGTAGCCATTGCTTCAGGACTGGCGCCAAGCGGAGCGCTCATCTCGTGCCTGCTGTGGGCAAGCTGGCTCTTGCCCCTTGTCACGGTGGAAGCGTTCCGGAGGAGAGAACGCGATCCGCTGAAGCACGATTACATACCTTCCTGA
- a CDS encoding nuclear transport factor 2 family protein, with translation MPALALLFAAAATANTPAAPDAATVAAIEATCFDYVDGQLEADPQRVARSLHPDLAKRMVLGETPDERLSLRRMSKEELVGLTRQGALKTPKAEWDRTCRVLDVTGNAASVRLETPWFVDYFHMGRFGERWIIVNALWYSKPRAASTAPAAK, from the coding sequence ATGCCCGCACTTGCCCTGCTGTTTGCCGCTGCCGCCACCGCAAATACCCCGGCGGCACCTGATGCCGCCACCGTAGCCGCTATCGAGGCGACCTGCTTTGACTATGTGGATGGCCAGCTGGAAGCCGATCCCCAGCGGGTAGCGCGGTCATTGCATCCAGACCTGGCCAAGCGGATGGTGCTGGGCGAAACCCCGGACGAGCGGCTTAGCCTGCGCCGCATGAGCAAGGAGGAGCTGGTGGGCCTGACCCGCCAGGGCGCGCTGAAGACGCCCAAGGCGGAGTGGGACCGTACCTGCCGCGTGCTGGACGTTACCGGCAACGCGGCCTCGGTGCGGCTGGAGACGCCCTGGTTCGTGGACTACTTCCACATGGGCCGTTTCGGAGAGCGCTGGATCATCGTCAATGCGCTCTGGTACTCCAAGCCCAGAGCGGCCTCCACGGCACCGGCGGCGAAGTAA
- a CDS encoding FAD-dependent oxidoreductase yields the protein MGNTPDVVICGAGAAGLTLAIELARRGVSFRLLERRDQPFHGSRGKGIQPRSQEMFEDMGILNRLFATGGPYPLSRTHNTDGSSTDSAVLEAALATPAEPYRQPLMVPQFLTEAVMRERLAELGHAVQFSHTLLGVDQDGEGVHVRIATPSGEQTIRTRYLIGADGGRSFVRQSLAIPFPGQTLGVRAVVADIVLQGLSRDAWHNFNEHDMARRISLCPLMGTDLFQLQAPVPLEGEVDLSVEGLAAIVYARTGRDDITVEGVSWASAYQMNARLADRYRVGRVFLVGDAAHTHPPTGGQGLNTSAQDAYNLGWKLASVLEGAPEVLLDTYEEERRPVAAAMLGLATRLLEHAQRGDNRRGREVQQLDLGYRASSLTLPAESREGRIEPGDRAPDAPLQGAGGQPIRLFEVLRGIHWTLLGHAADRIAAPPRAGLHVHLIGPKGDLRDGDGHFQRAYGLGPDEWVLVRPDGYVAAVADGGRLADLVSHHAACSP from the coding sequence ATGGGTAACACCCCTGATGTTGTGATCTGTGGCGCCGGTGCCGCTGGTTTGACCCTGGCCATCGAGCTGGCCCGGCGTGGCGTGTCCTTCAGGCTGCTGGAGCGGCGCGACCAGCCGTTCCATGGCTCGCGCGGCAAGGGCATCCAGCCCCGCAGCCAGGAGATGTTCGAGGACATGGGCATCCTCAACCGTTTGTTCGCTACCGGCGGGCCGTACCCCCTTTCGCGTACCCACAATACCGATGGCAGCAGCACCGACAGCGCGGTGCTGGAAGCTGCGCTGGCTACCCCGGCCGAGCCTTATCGCCAGCCGCTCATGGTGCCGCAGTTCCTCACCGAAGCCGTCATGCGCGAGCGCTTGGCCGAACTGGGCCATGCCGTGCAATTCAGCCACACGTTGCTCGGCGTCGATCAGGATGGCGAAGGTGTCCACGTCCGCATCGCCACGCCCAGCGGCGAGCAGACGATCAGAACCCGTTACCTGATCGGCGCCGACGGCGGCCGCAGCTTCGTGCGCCAGTCATTGGCGATTCCTTTCCCGGGCCAGACCCTGGGCGTTCGCGCCGTCGTCGCCGATATCGTGCTGCAGGGTCTGTCCCGCGATGCGTGGCACAACTTCAACGAGCACGACATGGCACGCCGCATCTCGCTGTGCCCGCTCATGGGCACGGACCTGTTCCAGTTGCAGGCACCGGTGCCGCTGGAGGGCGAGGTGGACCTGTCCGTTGAGGGCTTGGCCGCAATCGTGTACGCGCGGACAGGGCGCGATGACATCACGGTCGAAGGCGTCTCGTGGGCTTCCGCGTACCAGATGAACGCACGCCTGGCAGATCGGTATCGCGTGGGCCGGGTGTTCCTGGTGGGCGATGCGGCGCATACCCATCCCCCTACCGGCGGCCAGGGACTGAACACCAGCGCGCAGGATGCATACAACCTGGGCTGGAAGCTGGCGTCCGTATTGGAAGGCGCGCCAGAGGTACTGCTCGATACTTACGAAGAAGAACGCAGGCCCGTTGCGGCGGCAATGCTCGGTCTTGCTACCAGGCTTCTCGAGCACGCCCAGCGCGGCGACAACCGGCGTGGTCGTGAGGTGCAGCAGCTCGACCTGGGGTATCGGGCGTCTTCGCTTACGCTGCCGGCCGAATCGCGCGAGGGGCGCATCGAGCCCGGCGACCGCGCGCCTGATGCACCGCTGCAGGGCGCGGGCGGGCAACCCATCCGATTGTTCGAGGTACTCCGCGGTATCCATTGGACGCTGCTGGGCCATGCGGCCGACCGAATCGCTGCGCCGCCGCGCGCCGGCCTGCACGTACACCTCATTGGGCCGAAGGGCGACCTGCGCGACGGCGATGGGCATTTCCAGCGCGCGTACGGACTTGGGCCGGACGAGTGGGTGCTGGTGCGCCCCGACGGCTATGTTGCCGCTGTTGCGGACGGCGGGCGACTTGCCGATCTGGTGTCACATCACGCGGCCTGTTCGCCCTGA
- a CDS encoding MarR family winged helix-turn-helix transcriptional regulator → MPAKKRVQDTHISTELKSLHLSMVSLVSVMNRPRNDERLLQEAGVKLDQALFRLLVVIERVGPIGVVELADRLGRDYTTISRQVAKLATMELITRQGNPQDRRIREATIAPKGKEMTDRLDAARERMGRVIFESWEPQEVSDLVRLMAKFADAMEAVERGTPE, encoded by the coding sequence ATGCCTGCGAAAAAGAGAGTGCAAGATACACATATTTCGACCGAGCTGAAGTCGCTGCACCTGTCCATGGTCAGCCTTGTCAGCGTGATGAACCGCCCGCGCAACGACGAGCGACTCCTGCAGGAAGCGGGGGTGAAGCTGGACCAGGCTCTGTTCCGGCTGCTGGTGGTGATCGAGCGGGTCGGGCCGATCGGGGTGGTCGAATTGGCTGACCGGTTGGGTCGCGACTACACGACCATCAGCCGGCAGGTGGCCAAGCTGGCAACCATGGAACTGATCACACGCCAGGGCAATCCGCAGGACCGCCGGATCCGCGAGGCCACCATTGCGCCCAAAGGCAAGGAGATGACTGACCGCTTGGACGCCGCGCGCGAGCGGATGGGTAGGGTCATCTTCGAATCATGGGAGCCGCAGGAGGTATCGGACCTGGTGCGGCTGATGGCGAAATTCGCCGATGCAATGGAAGCGGTCGAACGTGGGACACCGGAGTAG
- a CDS encoding SDR family NAD(P)-dependent oxidoreductase gives MSTALLTGKIALVTGGTSGIGLASARHLASLGATVFITGRRQAELDAAVAAIGPAATGIRADAALPTDLDTVYARIATQAGRLDILHANAGGGDMLPLGAITEEHFDRIFATNVRGVLFTVQKALPLLVDGASIILTGSTVSIQGTANFSVYSASKAAVRNFARSWALDLKERGIRVNVVSPGPIRTPGLGDLVPDDARQGLFDHLAAQVPLGRLGEPQEVANAVAFLASDQASFVNGIELFVDGGMAQV, from the coding sequence ATGAGCACCGCCCTCCTTACCGGTAAGATCGCCCTCGTCACCGGCGGCACCTCGGGCATCGGCCTGGCCAGCGCCCGCCACCTCGCGTCGCTGGGCGCCACTGTCTTCATCACCGGCCGGCGCCAGGCCGAACTGGACGCGGCCGTCGCCGCGATCGGTCCGGCCGCCACCGGGATTCGCGCTGATGCGGCGCTTCCCACCGACCTGGACACGGTCTACGCCCGGATCGCCACGCAGGCTGGCAGACTGGATATCCTGCACGCCAACGCCGGTGGCGGCGACATGCTGCCGCTGGGCGCGATTACCGAAGAGCACTTCGACCGCATCTTCGCCACCAATGTCCGTGGCGTCCTGTTCACCGTGCAGAAGGCGCTGCCACTGCTGGTCGATGGGGCATCGATCATCCTCACCGGCTCTACCGTGTCCATCCAGGGCACGGCCAATTTCAGCGTGTACAGCGCCAGCAAGGCAGCAGTGCGCAACTTCGCCCGTTCCTGGGCGCTGGACCTCAAGGAGCGCGGCATCCGGGTCAACGTTGTCAGCCCGGGGCCGATCCGCACCCCCGGCCTCGGCGATCTGGTGCCCGACGACGCCCGTCAGGGTCTGTTCGACCACCTGGCAGCGCAGGTGCCACTGGGACGACTGGGGGAACCGCAGGAAGTGGCCAACGCCGTGGCATTCCTGGCCTCTGACCAGGCGAGCTTCGTCAACGGCATCGAGCTGTTCGTGGACGGCGGCATGGCGCAGGTCTGA
- a CDS encoding LysR family transcriptional regulator produces MNQLSAIRAFARVVEAGSFIRAAESLDMPTATLSKLVRELEAHLGVRLLQRTTRRVSVTAEGQDYYEKAGRLLRDLEDIDASFSAARGTPRGLLRVDVGGSTARDVLVPALPAFMARYPDIRIELGVSDRPVNLIGENADCVIRGGPLDDSSLVARHVGDATLITCASPGYLKAHGVPAYPEELRNGHRLVSYVLSSTGRAVPFRFRGDAGSVEIKGGHRLGINESNAHLAAAIAGLGLVQTFSYAAAPALASGALVEVLRAWRPALYPFHVVYPHNRHVTHRLRVFIDWLAEMMPGLLAAGFQELDTDARVEKPATTGRYRVRA; encoded by the coding sequence ATGAACCAACTTTCCGCCATCCGTGCCTTTGCCCGGGTCGTCGAAGCGGGCAGCTTCATCCGCGCCGCCGAGTCCCTGGACATGCCCACCGCTACGCTCAGCAAGCTGGTGCGCGAGCTGGAAGCGCATCTGGGCGTACGCCTGCTGCAGCGGACCACGCGGCGGGTATCGGTCACGGCCGAGGGCCAGGACTACTACGAGAAGGCAGGTCGTCTGCTGCGTGACCTGGAGGATATCGATGCGTCGTTCAGTGCCGCGCGAGGCACGCCGCGGGGACTGTTGCGCGTGGACGTTGGCGGGTCGACCGCACGCGACGTGCTGGTGCCCGCGCTGCCGGCGTTCATGGCGCGGTACCCGGATATCCGCATCGAGCTGGGCGTCTCCGACCGGCCGGTGAACCTGATTGGTGAGAACGCCGACTGCGTGATCCGCGGCGGGCCATTGGACGATTCATCGCTGGTTGCGCGCCATGTTGGCGATGCCACCTTGATCACCTGCGCCAGCCCGGGCTACCTGAAAGCGCATGGCGTGCCCGCCTACCCCGAAGAACTTCGCAACGGGCACCGGCTGGTGAGCTACGTGCTCAGCTCCACCGGGCGCGCCGTGCCGTTCCGCTTCCGGGGTGATGCGGGAAGTGTGGAGATCAAGGGCGGGCACCGTCTTGGCATCAATGAAAGCAACGCCCACCTGGCCGCGGCGATTGCGGGCTTGGGGCTGGTCCAGACCTTCAGCTATGCCGCCGCGCCTGCACTGGCCAGCGGTGCACTGGTGGAAGTGCTGCGGGCCTGGCGGCCGGCGCTGTATCCGTTCCACGTTGTGTATCCGCATAACCGGCACGTGACCCACCGCCTGCGGGTGTTCATCGACTGGCTGGCGGAAATGATGCCCGGGCTGCTGGCAGCCGGTTTCCAGGAACTCGACACCGACGCGCGGGTGGAGAAGCCGGCGACCACGGGTCGTTACAGGGTGCGGGCGTGA
- a CDS encoding YbjQ family protein, translating into MADPYNSAAHPSTATRLDDSMVTTAFELPGYRITRNLGVVRGITVRSRSIVGNFLGGIQTLFGGNITIYTELCEQAREETYRDMAKHARMLGANAIIGMRYDATDIMTGLTEVLCYGAAVVVEPLR; encoded by the coding sequence ATGGCAGATCCTTACAACAGCGCCGCACACCCGTCGACCGCGACCCGACTGGACGATTCCATGGTGACCACCGCATTCGAGCTGCCCGGGTACCGGATCACGCGCAACCTGGGCGTGGTACGCGGCATCACCGTGCGCTCGCGCTCCATCGTCGGCAACTTCCTGGGCGGTATCCAGACGCTGTTCGGCGGCAACATCACCATCTATACCGAGCTGTGCGAGCAGGCGCGCGAGGAGACCTATCGCGATATGGCCAAGCATGCACGGATGCTGGGGGCCAACGCGATCATCGGCATGCGCTACGACGCGACCGACATCATGACCGGGCTGACCGAGGTGCTGTGCTATGGCGCTGCCGTCGTGGTGGAGCCGTTGCGGTGA
- a CDS encoding SDR family NAD(P)-dependent oxidoreductase, which yields MQTHDEVTFEGQVGLVTGAASGLGLAYSRLLASRGARVVMHDVGAGLDGSGQDPARIDATVALLRGTGLQVHAAHAAIDQRDGCRALIADIVARHGRIDFIIHNAGWVEYQQIDALEEDRFDHMMTIAAKAPLWLAEAAWPSMQARHHGRIVLTTSDRALYPQYVQKGLAAYAAAKMAAVGIVNVLAAEGAPHNIVVNAISPVAKTRMWGVEGEPDELHPDAVAPGVAFLASTACRDGGWILRASNGQFHATRSVEADDVAYPRDLRATSADSIEDIAAQWSRIAQPTVEPRR from the coding sequence ATGCAGACGCACGACGAAGTTACATTTGAAGGGCAGGTTGGGCTGGTTACCGGTGCAGCCAGTGGACTGGGCCTGGCCTACAGCAGGCTGCTGGCCTCGCGCGGTGCGCGGGTTGTCATGCATGACGTGGGCGCCGGGCTGGATGGAAGCGGGCAGGACCCGGCGCGGATCGATGCGACGGTGGCGCTGCTGCGCGGTACCGGGCTGCAAGTGCATGCCGCGCACGCGGCGATCGACCAGCGCGACGGCTGCCGCGCGCTGATCGCCGACATCGTCGCCCGCCATGGCCGGATCGACTTCATCATCCACAACGCGGGGTGGGTGGAGTACCAGCAGATCGATGCGCTGGAGGAAGACCGCTTCGACCACATGATGACCATTGCGGCCAAGGCGCCGCTGTGGCTGGCCGAGGCGGCGTGGCCGTCGATGCAGGCACGCCACCATGGCCGCATCGTGCTGACCACCTCCGACCGCGCGCTGTATCCGCAGTACGTGCAGAAGGGCTTGGCCGCGTATGCGGCCGCGAAGATGGCAGCGGTGGGTATCGTCAACGTGCTGGCCGCTGAAGGCGCACCGCACAACATCGTGGTCAATGCCATCTCGCCGGTGGCCAAGACCCGCATGTGGGGTGTGGAGGGCGAGCCCGATGAGCTGCACCCGGATGCGGTCGCGCCGGGCGTTGCCTTCCTGGCATCAACGGCCTGCCGCGATGGCGGCTGGATCCTGCGTGCCAGCAACGGCCAGTTCCACGCAACCCGCAGCGTGGAGGCCGACGACGTGGCCTACCCGCGGGACCTGCGCGCCACGTCCGCCGACAGCATCGAAGACATCGCCGCGCAATGGTCGCGCATCGCGCAGCCCACGGTGGAACCACGCAGGTAG
- a CDS encoding LysR family transcriptional regulator — translation MVDLRLLRQFVAVAEELHFHRAAARLHMSQPPLTAAIRKLEDEIGSELIQRGNRTLGLTAAGAVLLAEARLLLQQADHALVATRDAAEGRTGTVRLGYVGSALYGRLPGVIRSFRQSSPDVRLELIEATSARQIQMLREQRIDVGVVIPPVFEADDMRLQAFDSDRLAIALPRAHPLAERAHLTVGMLADEPFVLWPAREGRGFHSQVVRLCAAAGFTPRVVQEAHGMHAVLSLVAVEAGISVVPASMAGFRSAEVAYHPLAGGEATFELQLCLRADEASPAALNFARHGAGGRPGNADR, via the coding sequence ATGGTTGATCTCCGCCTGCTTCGCCAGTTCGTTGCTGTTGCTGAAGAGCTGCACTTCCACCGCGCGGCGGCGCGCCTGCACATGTCACAGCCACCGCTGACAGCGGCCATCCGCAAGCTGGAAGACGAGATCGGCAGCGAGCTGATCCAGCGCGGCAACCGTACCCTTGGGCTCACCGCCGCCGGGGCAGTGCTGCTGGCCGAGGCACGCCTGCTGCTGCAGCAGGCCGACCATGCGCTGGTCGCCACTCGCGATGCAGCTGAAGGGCGCACCGGTACCGTGCGGCTGGGCTATGTGGGCAGCGCGCTGTACGGGCGCCTGCCCGGGGTGATCCGCAGCTTCCGCCAGAGCAGCCCGGACGTTCGGCTGGAGTTGATCGAAGCCACCTCCGCACGCCAGATCCAGATGCTGCGCGAACAGCGGATCGACGTGGGCGTGGTGATTCCACCGGTGTTCGAGGCCGACGACATGCGGCTGCAGGCATTCGACAGCGACCGCCTGGCCATCGCGCTGCCGCGCGCGCACCCGCTAGCAGAGCGGGCGCATCTCACTGTCGGGATGTTGGCCGACGAACCGTTCGTGCTGTGGCCGGCGCGCGAGGGCAGGGGCTTCCATTCGCAGGTCGTGCGCCTGTGCGCGGCCGCAGGATTCACACCGCGGGTGGTGCAGGAAGCGCACGGCATGCACGCGGTGCTGTCACTGGTGGCGGTGGAGGCGGGCATCTCGGTGGTGCCCGCCAGCATGGCCGGGTTCCGCAGTGCGGAAGTCGCCTATCACCCGTTGGCGGGAGGCGAGGCCACGTTCGAGCTGCAGCTGTGCCTGCGCGCAGATGAAGCATCGCCGGCGGCACTCAACTTCGCCCGCCACGGGGCCGGGGGCCGACCGGGCAATGCCGACCGGTAG